A single Methanolobus sp. ZRKC5 DNA region contains:
- a CDS encoding GAF domain-containing protein — MAQLDVNSEIAKVINDSPVTIFIWRPESGWPVEFVSENVRQFGYSPEDFLSGRLKHDDIIHPDDIERVRREVTEYSETDVDNFIQEYRILTASGETRCIDDRTIIRRDGDGNIQYYEGIILDISQRKLSEAIIDCRNQVLESLASGATLDEVLMRLVKSTGKIVPEAISFVMLLDKEKKHLIHVIAPHLPDFYKKAIEGLPIGDGIGSCSTAVYTGKRVVVEDIMEHPFWKGLKELAAKAGLRASCCEPIISSNDEIFGTFGMYFHKPHKPAKEELDILKANANLAAIAINNKRVLDSALESEQKLKIILNNVNDQIYISELDGKAIAVNQAVVDTLGYSKNEMLRAYPSDIIPSKDVHRVSKLMKEIETDGRAIYETEAIHKDGRKIPLEVSARFIIYDGKKTILSVARDIRERKRAERKRRLEEERLEALVKLNSMTGASLKEITDFAREEAVRLTESTLGYLAFMNADETALIMHSWSKSAMKECGIKNKHFVYPIKTTGLWGEAVKQREPIITNDYSLPNPMKKGYPGDHVELTRHMNIPIIDGDHIVAVAGVGNKVEEYNESDLRQLTLLMQGMWSLIQRKQIEDALKQYSDELKMANEELRSISRMKTEFIAERLEEIYGPEYSGRSVLDDEMIKAIDDQQAKAINSVLLNSARLKRLVNSLLYMSQEQAGKIEYTFSRTQVDKLISEAVMNLILLIDEKKITLEVDVSDGLPAIRSDKDKLTETLIILIDNAIKFTPEGGRINIDVSEEGDHLHLRISDTGPGIQKDLIPHIFQKFYQVEDSLSRMYQGLESSLYICKDIILAHKGEIWIESEKGKGTIFHIRLPMGIVEDDSHNLSKREMIK, encoded by the coding sequence ATGGCACAGCTCGACGTAAATTCAGAAATTGCAAAAGTAATTAATGACAGCCCTGTAACAATTTTCATATGGAGACCAGAAAGCGGGTGGCCAGTAGAATTTGTCTCAGAGAATGTCAGACAGTTTGGATACTCACCCGAGGATTTCCTTTCGGGTAGATTAAAGCATGACGACATTATCCATCCTGATGACATTGAACGTGTACGTAGAGAAGTTACAGAATACTCTGAAACAGATGTTGATAATTTCATCCAGGAGTACAGGATACTGACAGCATCAGGTGAGACCAGGTGCATTGATGATAGAACCATCATTCGAAGGGATGGGGATGGCAATATCCAGTATTATGAAGGCATCATCCTGGATATAAGTCAGCGAAAGCTCTCGGAAGCAATTATTGATTGCCGCAATCAAGTTCTTGAATCCCTGGCTTCGGGTGCAACTCTGGATGAGGTCCTTATGCGTCTGGTGAAATCAACAGGGAAAATTGTGCCGGAAGCAATAAGTTTTGTCATGTTATTGGACAAGGAAAAGAAACATCTGATTCATGTTATTGCTCCTCATCTTCCAGATTTCTACAAAAAAGCTATTGAAGGGCTACCCATAGGTGACGGCATTGGCTCCTGTTCAACAGCTGTTTACACAGGGAAAAGGGTTGTTGTAGAAGACATAATGGAGCATCCTTTCTGGAAAGGCCTTAAGGAACTTGCGGCTAAGGCAGGCCTGAGGGCCAGTTGTTGTGAGCCCATAATAAGTTCGAATGATGAGATATTTGGGACTTTCGGAATGTACTTCCATAAGCCACACAAACCTGCAAAAGAAGAGCTCGATATTCTTAAAGCAAACGCCAATCTCGCAGCTATCGCAATAAACAACAAGAGGGTATTAGACAGCGCTCTTGAATCTGAACAAAAACTCAAGATCATTCTCAACAATGTAAACGACCAGATATATATCAGCGAACTCGATGGGAAAGCAATCGCTGTGAACCAAGCTGTAGTAGATACATTGGGTTATAGCAAGAATGAGATGTTAAGAGCATATCCTTCAGACATTATTCCATCAAAAGATGTACACCGCGTATCAAAACTTATGAAGGAGATTGAAACGGATGGAAGAGCGATATATGAGACAGAGGCGATACATAAGGATGGTAGAAAGATACCGCTGGAAGTCAGTGCACGGTTCATAATCTATGACGGGAAAAAAACCATTTTGTCAGTCGCCAGAGACATCCGTGAGCGCAAAAGGGCCGAAAGGAAACGTCGTCTTGAAGAGGAAAGGCTTGAAGCGCTTGTTAAACTTAACAGTATGACCGGTGCCTCTTTAAAAGAGATCACGGATTTTGCAAGGGAAGAAGCTGTGAGACTTACTGAAAGTACACTTGGATATCTTGCATTTATGAATGCTGATGAAACTGCGCTCATCATGCATTCCTGGTCGAAAAGTGCCATGAAGGAATGTGGTATAAAAAACAAACATTTCGTATATCCTATCAAGACCACCGGGTTGTGGGGTGAAGCAGTAAAGCAGCGTGAACCCATAATAACAAATGATTACTCTCTTCCCAATCCTATGAAAAAAGGATACCCCGGGGATCACGTGGAACTTACAAGGCACATGAATATCCCGATAATCGATGGTGACCATATAGTTGCCGTTGCAGGTGTTGGCAATAAAGTAGAGGAATACAATGAATCGGATCTACGCCAGCTTACCTTATTGATGCAGGGCATGTGGAGCCTCATTCAAAGAAAACAAATAGAAGATGCCTTAAAGCAATATTCTGATGAACTAAAGATGGCAAATGAGGAACTAAGGTCCATCAGCAGGATGAAAACAGAATTCATTGCAGAAAGGCTGGAAGAGATATACGGCCCTGAGTACTCAGGGCGTAGTGTCCTTGATGATGAGATGATCAAGGCAATTGATGACCAACAGGCAAAGGCTATCAATTCCGTATTGCTCAACTCTGCAAGGTTAAAACGCTTGGTAAATTCACTTCTGTATATGAGCCAGGAGCAAGCAGGAAAGATAGAATATACCTTTTCCAGGACACAAGTGGACAAACTGATATCAGAAGCTGTGATGAATCTGATACTGCTGATAGATGAGAAAAAAATTACTTTAGAAGTGGATGTGTCCGATGGGCTGCCGGCAATAAGATCTGATAAGGACAAACTAACGGAAACATTGATAATTCTTATAGATAATGCAATCAAATTCACTCCTGAAGGTGGAAGGATAAACATAGATGTAAGTGAAGAAGGTGACCATCTACACTTGAGGATAAGTGATACAGGACCGGGTATACAGAAAGACCTTATACCGCATATCTTCCAGAAATTCTACCAGGTGGAGGACTCACTGAGTCGAATGTATCAGGGACTTGAATCCAGTCTGTACATCTGTAAGGATATAATCCTTGCACATAAAGGCGAGATATG